gcagaatggacaaGAATTAACCAAgcaagtttctgctgtcttcaggagattcacctaacacataaggactcatgtAAACTTAAGGTAAGGAGGTGGCAAAAGATAccccatgcaaatggacaccaaaggggagcaggagtagctattgttttttttttatactttaaattctagggtacatgtgcacaacgtacaggtttgttacatatgtatacatgtgcaatgttggtgtgctgcacccattaactcgtcatttacattaggtatttctccgaatgttatccctcccccctctcccaaccccatgacaggtcctggtgtgtgatgttccccaccctgtgtccaagtgttctcattgttcaattcccacctatgagtgagaacatgaggtgtttggttttctgtccttgtgagagtttgctcagaatgatggtttccagcttcatccatgtccctacaaaggacatgaactcatccttttttatggctgcatagtattccatagtgtatatgtgccacattttcttaatccagtctatcattgatgggcatttgggctggttccaagtctttgctattgtgaatagtgccgcaataaacaaacgtgtgcatgtgtctttatagcagcatgatttataatcctttgggtgtatatacagtaatgggatggctgggtcaaatggtatttctagttctagatccttgaagaagcgccacactgtcttctacaatggttgaactagtttacagtcccaccaacagtgtaaaagcattcctattcctccacatcttctccagcacctgttgtttcctgactttttaatgatcgccattctaactggtgtgagatggtatctcattgtggttttgatttgcatttctctgatgaccagtgatgatgagcactttttcatctgtctgttggctgcacaaatgtcttcttttgagaagtgtctattcatatccttcacccactttttgatggggttgtttgattttttcttgtaaacttgtttaagttctttgtagattctggatattagccctttgtcagatgggtacattgcaaaaattttctcccactctgtaggttgcctgtgcactctgatgatagtttcttttgctgtgcagaagctctttagtttaattagatcccagttgtcaattttggcttttgttgctattgcttttagtgttttagtcatgaagtccttgcccatgcctatgtcctgaagaattgcctaggttttcttctagggtttttatggttttaggtctaacatgtaagtatttaatccatcttgagtcaatttttgtataaggtgtaaagaagggatccagtttcagctttctacatatggctagccagttttcccagcaccatttattaaacagggactcctttccccatttcttgtttttgtcaggtttgtcaaagatcagatggttgtagatgtgtggtattatttctgagggctctgttctgttccactggactatatctctgttttggtatcagtaccatgctgttttggttattgcagccttgtagtatagtttgaattcaggtagtgtgatgcctccagctttgttcttttggcttatgattgtcttggcaatgcaggctcttttttggttccatatgaactttaaagtagtttttttccaattctgtgaagaaagtcattggtagcttgatggggatggcactgaatctataaattaccttggacagtatggccattttcacgatgttgattcttcctatccatgagcatggaatgctcttccatttgtttgtgtcctcttttttatttctttgagcagtggtttgtagttctccttgaagaggtccttcaaatcctttgtaagttggattcctaggtgttttattctctttgaagcaattgtgaatgggagttcactcatgatttggctctctgtttgttattggtgtagaggaatgcctgtgatttttgcacattgattttggatcctgagactttgctgaagttgtttatcagcttagggagattttgggctgagatgatggggttttctaaacatacaatcatgtcaactgcaaacagggacaatttgacttcctcttttcctaattgaataccctttatttctttctcctgcctgattgccctggccagaacttccaacactatattgaataggagtggtgagagagggcatccctgtcttgtgccagttttcaaagggaatgcttctagtttttgtccattcagtatgatattggctgtgggtttgtcataaatagctcttattattttgagatatgtcccattaatacctagtttattgagagtttttagcatgaagggctgttgaattttgtcaaaggccttttctgtatctcttgagaatcatatggtttttgtctttggttctgtttatatgatggattacgtttattgacttgtgtatgttgaaccagccttgcatcccagggatgaagccaacttgatcgtggtggataagctttttgatgtgctgctggattcagtttgccagtatgttattgaggatttttgcatcgatgttcatcagggatattggtctaaaattctctttttttttgttgtgtctctgccaggctttgctatcaggatgatgctgtcctcataaagtgagttagggaggactccatctttttctactgattggaataatttcagaaggaatggtacctcctctttgtacctctgacagaatttggctgtgaatccgtctggtcctggactttttttggttggtaggctattaattattgcctcaatttcagagcctgttattggtctattcagggattcaacttcttcctggtttagtcttgggagggtgcatgtgtccaggaatttatccatttcttctaggttttctagtttatttgtgtagtggtgtttatagtattctctgatgatagtttgtatttccgtgggattggtggtgatatcccctttatcattttttattgcgtctatttgattcttctctcttttcttctttattagtcttgctagtggtctatcaattttgttgatcttttcagaaaaccagcttctggattccactgattttttgaagggttttttatgtctctatctcctttagttctgctgtgatcttagttatttcttgccttctgctagcttttgaatgtgtttgctgttgttttcctagttcttttaattgtgatgttaggttgtcagtTTTAGAtcgttcctgctttctcttgtgggcatttagtgctataaatttccctctacatactgctttaaatgtgtcccagagattctggtatgttgtgtctgttctcattggcttcaaagaacatctttatttctgccttcatttcgttatgtacccagtagtcattcaggagcaggttattcaattttaatgtagttttgcggttttgagtgagtttcttaatcctgagttctaatttgattgcactgtggtctgagagacagtttgttataatttctgttcttttccatttgctgaggagagctttacttccaactatgtggtcaattttggaataagtgagatgtggtgctgagaagaatgtatattctgttgatttggggtggagagttctgtagatgtctattaggtccgcttggtgcagagctgagttcaattcctggatatccttgttaactttctgtcttgttgatctgtctaatgttgacagtggggtgttaaacctaaaggaaatggataaattcctggaaatatacagccCTCCTAGATTAAAACAGGAAGACATAGAAACTCTGAGCAGACCGATAACAATCAGCGacattgaaatggtaataaaaaaactGCTAACAAAATAATCCAGggtcagatggattcacagctgaattctatcagacattcaaagaagaattggctCCAATCctgttgacactattccaaaagttagagaaagagggaatcctccctaaatcattctatgaagccagttaacatcctaataccaaaaccagaaaaggacataacaaaaaaagaaatctacagaccaatatccctgatgaacatagatacaaaaacactcaacaaaataatagctaactgaattcaacagcatatcaaaaagataatttagcatgattaagtgggtttcatatcagggatgcagggatggtttaacatccagaagtcaataaatgtaatataccacataaacagaataaaaaacaaaaatcacatgattatctcaatggacacagaaaaaaaatttgacaaaatccagcatccctgtataattaaaaccctcagcaaaatcggcatagaagggactcaccttaaggaaataaaagccatctatgactaacccacagccaacataatactgaatgagaaaagttgaaagtatttcccctgagaactggaacaagacaaggatgcccactctcaccacttctattcaacatagtactagaagtcctagccagagcaatcagacaagagacagaaataaagagcatccaaattggtaaagaggaagtcaaactgtcactgtttgctgatgatacgatcatatacctagaaaaatgtaaagactccccaaaaactcctagaactgataaatgaattcagcaaagtttcaagatacaaaattaatgtacacaaattagtagctctgctatatgccaacagtgaccAAACTgataatcaaatcaagaactcaacccatTTTACaatagttgcaaaaaaaaaattacttaggaatatatctaaccaaggacATGAAAGACCTCCACAAGGAAAActcaaaacactgctgaaggaaatcatagatgacacaatcaaatggaaacacgtcccatgctcatggatgagtacaatcaatattgtgaaaatgaccatactgccaaaagcaatctacaaattcagtgcaattatcatcaaaataccaccatcattcttcacagaactagaaaaaaagtcctaaaattcatatggaaccaaaacagagcctgcATAACCAAATCAAGactaaacaaaaataagcaaatctggaggtatcacgttaccagacttcaaactatactacaaggccatagtcaccaaaacatcatggtactggtataaaaataggcacacagaccaatggaacagaatagagaactcagaagtaAACCCAAAtattacagccaactgatctttgactaagcaagcaaaaacataaagtggggaaagcacaccctattcaacaaatggtgctgggataattggcaagccacgtgtagaagaataaaactgaatcctcatctctcaccttttacaaaaatcaactcaagatggatcagagACTTAAATGTAGGACCTGAacccataaaaactctagaagataacatcggaaAAACCCTCCTTGAtgctggcttaggcaaagaattcatgaccaagaacccaaaagcaaatgcaacaaaacaaagataaattgacGGAATTTAActgaactaaaaagcttctgcacagcaaaagaaataatcggCAGAGTtggcagagttaacagacaacccacagagtgggagaaaatcttcacaatctacacgtccaacaaaggactaatatccagaatctacaaggaactcaaacaaatcagcaagaaaaagacaaacaatcccatcaaaaagtgggctaaggacatgattGGACAATTCTCAAaggaaggtatacaaatggccaacaagcatatggaaaaatgctcaatatcactaattatcagaaaactgcaaatcaaaacctcaatgcaATGCCACCTccctcctgcaagaatggccattacaaaaaaacccaaaaataatagatgttgtcaTATAtgcggtgaaaagggaacacttctacaccgttggtggaaatgtaaactagtacaaccactatgggaaacagtgtggagattccttaaagaactaaaagtagatctaccgtttgatccagcaatcccactactaagtATCTACCCGAGGAAAAGAcatcattttatgaaaaaaaatacttgcacacacatgtttatagcagcacaatttgcaatttcaaaaatatggaaccagcacAAATGaccatcaaccaacaagtggataaagaaaatgttatatatatacacaatggaatactactcagaaggaaggaaataatggcatttgtagcaacctgaatggaattggagactattattctaagtgaagtaactcaggaatggaaagccaatCATTgactgttctcactcatatgtgggagataagctatgaggacacaaaggcataagaatgatatattggactttggggactttggggaaagggcaggaggtgggtgagggataaaagactacacgttGGATACagtgctcgggtgatgggtgcaccaaaatctcagaaatcacccctgaataacttattcatgtaaccaaataccacctgctcCCTAAAAAcccactgaaattaaaaataaatttaaaaaaacagacaagaCAAAAAGATCAAAAAGCTCTATGTTTTGAACACAGACTGTTCCAGCCTGACTTTGCTTTTAGAAATTGCCTTGTTTCTCTTCAACAGACTGTACTTTTTAGTGTGCACAATAAACAAGTGCTCAGGCTGAGATGCAAGGGAAAGGGATCCTAAGAGTTGGCAAACAATACATGGACATGCACGTtgttaaaaaaaacaaggaagctgAGCCTGTGCTCACGGACCCAGCAATACCAAGCAGTGACTGCACCGAGTTCCACAGGCAGACAATGGGTCTTCTTAGCTTTCATTCCTGGCAGTTCCACTTGGGGAGAGGAATGTAGCTCCTCCTGGCAGTCAGGATGTGACAAGAATAATGTGCCCCATGTTCTtgaggaaatattttaagaacGTGTCTGTAGTTTGTCTTTTGGGGTTTCTTAGCAAGTAATCAGAAAGTCAGCATGTTGATAGTTTAAggctagttgattttttttttcatgactgTGTAAatggtacaatttttaaaaaaaatgtggaggTTTAAAGTACCAGTTTTATTTAATGGAAAAGCTGGATGGAAGAAAGATGTGTGGATTAAATGCCAAAACACAGCTTCCTTGTCTTTTCTTCTACAAATTGAGTTAATTCATTTAGCTACTCAGAGTTTAAAAATAGCCAGTGGAAACTTAGCTGGGCCTGCTtgaaagggaggaaggcagggagccaCTGCCACTGGTCAAGGGCAGGTAGGGAAGTTTGCAGGAGGTCATAGACTGCCTTGGCTTTGGGTGTCTCTAAACGGAGAATGGGATGGGAGTCAAGACCCTAAACACATACATTAAGGAAGTACATGATTTGTAGCTGTGGTGAAACAGATAATTGAATTGGGCAGAGTTTCTGGCTGCCTTGTAAGCTCGGTCTGGCCTGACCATGTGACCCTGATGAATAATACATTGGCAGAACAATGAGATCTATTGACATATCTAAGCTATTTTGAGTTCTGCTAAAAGCAAAATCAAACTATTTCTATTCTAGTACTGATTTAcagaagaaatgcaaatatatttaaaacaggttttacaaaattatttaacataCAGACCTCTTTTAAAGGAAATAGTTTATGGATTTCCACCACTGACTTAAATTTCTTTTACTATAATGAtagtctctctttcttttatttttttttcttgtacttaTTGAGTAATGAGCCCTCAGTTGAGGGCTCATTGAGATTCTTGGATCTTGAGTTTCTAGAATTTGGAAAAGTGTTAGccattattgcttcaaatatttttctgccccCATCCCACCCTGGTTAATCTAGTAACACATATAATTAGCTTGCCTGAAGTTGTTCCATGGCTCACTGAtactctgtttctttttatttttgagttttttctcttttttagggATCACTGTCCTGCACAGTCTGATGTCCTATGTGTCTtatattttttcctgctttccAGTTACCTCCAACAGGTGGATAAAATTGGTCCCTGTTAATTCATCCTACCTGGAAGTGGAACCAACAAGAGCCACTTCCAAAACCTCTCTCAAAAGATTAAGGAAGATTTCTTATTCCAAAAACCCTCTGGAAATGTCTTCTTCAGGTTCGTTGACGATTTAAGGTCATGTGTTTACCCTAAATCTATAATTCTTGCAAGATGGGACTGTGATTTTTAAGCAGGCTTGAACTACCTGTGCCACTGCTAGAGTTAGAGGTAGAGTTAGCTGTTTTCTAAGTCAGCTTCTCACCTTGAGCAATAGTGACATtgtgggctggataattctttggtgtgaggggctgtcctgtgcactgtagtaTATTTAGCAGCATTCCTGTCCTCTACTCATCAGTTGCCAGAAGTTGCCTATCCATattgtgacaactaaaaatgtctccagacattgccaaacatCCTGGGTGTAGGGGCAAAATAGCTCCCAGGGGAGATCTACATACTTACAAGTTCTAAGTATGTAGGCTTCTTGAAGAGGTGTGAATACCAAATAAATATAGAGTTGTTACCAAGAGAAGGGGAAGCAACCACAGTATCCATTGCAATACACAAGCATCATATTTTATGGCAAAAgacatttacaaattattttgatatatatttggagtaatgtATAATCCTTAGGTACTAATAACAAGCAAGTTACAGATAGCTAAGAGAATCAAATTAGGTACATATACAAAGGCACAATGTGAAGTATAAAACCCTAAACACTTAATGGTACAAAAAGTGAAAACCCTAAACACATACTATGTATGTGTACCTAAGTTGATCTAATTTGTACACCGTTACATGTTTCATGTTATGATTAGGGTAGATGGTAGTGAAGAGAACACCTGATAAATTTAGGACCTAAAGAACATTTAGGGGAACTTCATCATTTTGAATAAACATCACCCTGTGTTTAAACAGCATACAAGCATTCTTCCAGGTATAGCTACAGTTACCTGGAAGGAATATTGGGAGAAGATAAACAGTGACCGTTTTGCCTGAGACTCTGAGAAGACTGCCCATCTGCTCTCTCGGATGTTAGACTCACTAGGGGTagataaagaatgaaatattggCTCTTTTCTAAAATGCAGTTGCTGAAGCCTTTAAAATACAATGGGGGTATCATTAGGATTTATCTATTCTTTTAAAACTATTACCTTTTAATGAAACTATTACAGGTAGAGCACTTAATTTACAAAAGGACTTTTCAAATCATTATCTTGTTTAATGTGCAAAGTCCTTGTGACTTGGTTAATATTAATATGATTTTCCTTTTAGACTTGCGGAAATTGAGTGTCAAAGGCTTTAagcaacttacccaaggtcacacagaaggTAAACGAAAGAGCTGGAGTTTGATAGCAGATCTGAACCCTGTCATTCCAAGTTGCATTTTTTCCCTCTTCAATCTACTTTTTTAGGCTGATAGACCatgattcattctttctaaattaAGGAGTGGGGAAATTTGCTGTTTGCAAAATTACTAGCTCTGAGTTTCTAGATGCTCCAGTGCAACCTTCAGGGTCAAGCACTTTGGCAGTGCCAAATAGTCTGTTTCTGACTAGTGTAGACAAGCATTTAGACAGCACATAACTAGCTTTGTGAGTGTTGCTTACACAAAACACCTGCCACCAACCCTCTCTGGCCATCAGTGTCCTGTCTCAGAGAAGCACAGCTTCTTTGTCACAGACCCTGGGCAGTTTTTAAGCACAGGAAAAAGCTTTGCTACTTCAAGGCTGGTCCTAAGACTAGCAGTGTTCATATCACCTTTGTTAGAAATGAAGAATTTCAGGCCATAGCACAAACCTACTTAATCAGAATCTGCATTAACAAGCTCCCTGTGTGATTCATatacacattaaagtttgagaaacactgtatTAGATACAGGTGCCCTATGTGACTTCTCAAAGTTCTCTCCAGTCTAGTGGTTCTTTGACCCAATGGCAAATGATCTGGGCAATTTTGATAATTCTGATGGGGTGTGCCTAATCACATTAGTGATGTTATGGCTTTTGCTAAGGCTGTTATAGATGATACCAACACACAAGATCTGCCTTAACACACCATGAAATCATGCAAGGTAGTTGTCTCTGAAGATCCCAGGGGCATGAGTGCATTAGACAGGCACAGGCTGGACATGAATACCACCGGGAGCATGGCTCCTAGTGCCAGATGCATTACACTTATGCTATCCACAGTGATTAAATGAGGTGGCTATAAATTGTGATGTCTTAATGAGTGATACTTTTAGATCTTCACAGATAACTTGTTTTATTCTGTAACCTCTAAGGAACGTAGATATTATCTCATAGACTGATGATAATGATGGGTCCAAAATTTGATTTTCAACTTTGTCACCTACTAGTTACTAAGtacaaaaaaatctgatttttctaGGGCtcattttctgtaaattgaaaaGAGTAGACTGATAATCTAATCTAATCTTGTTGTAATCCATTAAAACAAACTCACCTGTGGCCAGACAGAGTTAGAGTGATAATCTATTTTTACAACAGCTATAAAGCATGATCGCATGTACACTGTGTATCATTTTATGATAATTAACCAATTAGACCATAAAAATGGTGAACCTAAACTGACAGGGACTTGGAAAGGAATCTGAAAGATTGCTAAGAATACTCTTTCAGGATAATTTAAGTGATAACCACAAACTGAAAGATGGAGGCCACCATGACCTGCTGAGACAGCTTGTGACTGAAAACTGTTGTTTGAGCTTGACTCATGTGCTCAAAGTTCAGATCCTTAAAGGGACACTTCccctaaagaaacagaaaacaacataACATTTAATTCCGCTTCTGGAGGAGGCCAGGGCCTACCTAGACAAAACTGAGCTTTGCTAATTCAGCTTCTTTATTTAATGAAGGTTCAGCGATTATGGCATGTATTATCAAGCAAAACCTTTCTATTGAAAGcaccagaacttattctttcaaaacaatgtttaattgtggaatatataaaaaaatacagaaaataataactaGATACTCATatgtattaaattaataaatattaacattttgtgatatttcctttagattcttcattttttctctatAGAAATTAATTATATCTACAGTTGAAGTCACACTCATTCTTACATCCACCCCAAAACTATGATTTTGAAGTAGTTTGTATTATTCCCTTGAATATTTTTGACAGTTTTACACATATTTATGTATCTTAAATAATGCATacaatcattttgttttaatttttcaaggaTGCGATTTGTAGCAGATGCTAAATTCCCTCAAGCCACTGGATTTTAGGGAACCTGTAGGGGACAGTTGCATGAATGCTGCCAGGTCCCCTTCAAGCAATTTTCAGTGAATCTCTGCTCTTCTACATCAGGGTTTTCCCTGAAGACCTGGAAGTTCCTTGGCTGCACAGGCACAGACTACAGCTGTGGAGGAGTAATACCAGGAGCAGCCCTGAACTAATGAGCAGCAGAGTCAAGGGATAAATTTTCCAGGCTCTTGTTCTCTTCATGAAAAGTTATGAGGCACAGTCCATACTATTCCTTGGAGATCCCAAAGCAGGATAGTATCACAGCTGCTCAAAGAGGTAACAAACACAATAAAACATCCTGTATttgccttgcttccttccttgccTCACTCTGTTTGCCCCTTTGCTCTGTTTCCTGGgatcacttcccaaataaaccACCAAGTCCATATCTCATTACTGAATTCTCTAATTAGTTCAAATACTTTGGTTACAAATCATTGAATTTTACTGCAGTGTGTCCAAAAATGTGGTATGATTGTTACTGATGCTTTCTGTTTATTGAGACTGGTTTTGTGACCTAGTAGATGACTAACTTTTG
The sequence above is a segment of the Gorilla gorilla gorilla isolate KB3781 chromosome 19, NHGRI_mGorGor1-v2.1_pri, whole genome shotgun sequence genome. Coding sequences within it:
- the LOC129528046 gene encoding uncharacterized protein, with amino-acid sequence MKDSVTWLDLELELWLRKKEGKKAEEEERKQEKIKFILRSCMPVKLLMSAVLQDPMRRQPPFCIVSVMMTTLSTPFTSNRWIKLVPVNSSYLEVEPTRATSKTSLKRLRKISYSKNPLEMSSSDLRKLSVKGFKQLTQGHTEGFSLKTWKFLGCTGTDYSCGGVIPGAALN